ATGAGGCACCCGCTCAAAAAAATAATCGACAAATTTTGCATATCGCCTTGTTAGCCCTCCTTGCTGCACCCATCGGTATTCCTCTGGGAATCGCCATCCTCACGGCCCTGTTCGCAATCCTTGTGGCTGCTTTGACTGTCATTCTGGCTTTCTTTGCAGTTTCCATATTGGGTATCATCGGCGGATTCCTATTTTTAGTTGAAAGTTTCACTGTCTTAGCCCAAGCTAAATCAGCCTTTATCTTGATTTTTGGTTCTGGTTTACTGGCTATCGGTGCTTCTTCACTAGTCTTACTAGGTATTTCCTATGTAGCCCGCTTCTTCGGCCTACTCATTGTTCGCCTGGTGCAATTTGTTCTCAAAAAAGGAAAGAGAGGTGATCATCATGCATAAATGGACAAGAGGATTTCTCATTTTTGGTGTGGTGACTACTGTTGTCGGCTTTATCCTGCTCTTTGTAGGTATCCAATCTGACGGAATTAAGAGTCTACTTGCCATGTCTAAGGAACCTGTCTATGATAGTCGGATGGAAGAGCTGACCTTTGGCAAGGAAGTCGAAAACCTAGAGATTACTCTCCATCAACACGCACTGACCATCACAGACTCTTTCGATGATCAAATCCACATTT
This window of the Streptococcus sp. 116-D4 genome carries:
- a CDS encoding DUF1700 domain-containing protein, coding for MTRTEYLTQLELYLKKLPQADQIEAMDYFRELFDDAGVEGEEELIASLGTPKEAAHEVLSNLLDKKINEAPAQKNNRQILHIALLALLAAPIGIPLGIAILTALFAILVAALTVILAFFAVSILGIIGGFLFLVESFTVLAQAKSAFILIFGSGLLAIGASSLVLLGISYVARFFGLLIVRLVQFVLKKGKRGDHHA